Sequence from the Undibacterium piscinae genome:
ACTGACCCTTGGTCCAATTCGGCACTTCGGCGTACACCGGCGCTGATCCGTCAAAGTTGTGATACAGGTCCTTAGGGTCGGCATAACGGATAGCGTTATACCATTTGACGATATCCGGACGTTTGGTACTGGCCTGATCATTGCCTTTGGCGCTCGCATTCATATACGAATTGTAGGGTTCGCTGGCATAGCTGGCGATGTCGTTTGGCATGTCAGGCAGATTGGCGAGTAACACCGAGGGGGTAAAGAAGTTGCTGGCATTGGCGGCAATCTGCTGATCCATACTGGTGTCGCTTGCATTACCGTTGTCACCGCCACCGCCACCGCCACAGGCTGTCAATAACATACTAAGCAGTGTGGTCAGAGGCAGTAAATAGAGTTTATTTGGTTTCATGGGCGAGCCGGGTTGTATGGGAAAGGATGCTTTGCTAAGGGCGTGCATTTTGCGCTGGCAAAGTTTATCTATGGCAACTTATTTGTCAATGGTACTTTGGTGCAGTCTTCGCACTCGTTGCTCGGCCCATCTATCTGCCTGATACCCATATATCTTAAGCAAATTACATGATACTTGTCATTTGAGCTAACATGGGGCATGAGCGAGACTAAGCTGTTTTCAGGCGGCTCATGGCTGTCTTTGGCTCATTTTATGGCTATTTTGGAGCCGGATTAGGGCAGATCTAACGAAGCCATGCCAGTGCCGTTGAAATGCGGTCAACTTACCATATCTAGTTATCTATGACCGAACAGCAGTTATTTACCGCTATCTGGGCGGTTCTGTTTTTCATTTTCCATGTCGGACTGGTGGCGCGCGCCATCCTGCGCCCGCACCGCGAGCCGGCCTCACGCATTGCCTGGGTGGTGGTCATTGCGGTGCTGCCTATCGGCGGCATGATTGCCTACCTACTGCTGGGCGAAACCAGCATAGGGCGGCGGCGCCGCGCCCGCGCACGTCAGGTGCTGGCCTTACTGCCGGACGTCAATCAGACGGCGCAGCTCACTGCAGACGAAATTACCTACCGGCGACCAAACATTCCCGAGCGTTATGAAGACTTGTTCCGGATAGGGCAGTCGGTCAATGGCTTTGAACCTGTCGGCGGCAATCAGGCGCGCTTGCTGGCCGATTCGCAGGCAACGATAGACGCCATCGTTGCCGATATCGATGCCGCGCAAGTGCATGTGCATCTGCTTTTCTATATCTGGTTGCCCGATCATAGCGGACTTACGGTGGTAGCGGCACTCAAGCGCGCTGCTGCCCGCGGGGTAATCTGCCGTGTCATGGTCGATGGCCTGGGGTCGCGCATTATGCTGCGTTCGGTATATTGGTCGCAGATGATGCGTGAAGCCGGGGTTCTGGTCGCCACCGCCTTGCCTATCGGTAATCCCTTGCTGCACCCTTTACGTGGTCGTATCGATTTGCGCAACCACAGAAAAATCGTGGTGATAGACCATCACATCACCTATTGCGGTAGCCAGAATTGCGCTGATCCTGAGTTTCGGATCAAGGCCAAATACGCACCCTGGGTGGATTTGATGGTGCGTTTTGTAGGCCCGGTGGCGCTTCAGAATCAACATTTGTTCGTCAGCGACTGGATGGCGCAGGTCAATGAGGATATCAGTGATTTACTGAGCGTATCAGAGACGTTGCCAGCGTCGTTGTCAGCTACGGGGTTTAGCGCCCAGGTGATAGGCACCGGGCCGACAATACGCTATTCCGCCATGCCGGAAGTATTCGAAACCCTGATCTATGCGGCGCGGCGCGAACTGTTTATCACCACGCCGTATTTTGTGCCGGATGAATCTATGTTGGCCGCGCTATGCACTAGTGCGCGCCGCGGTGTGACAAGCACGATTATTTTTCCGGCACGCAATGACTCATGGATCGTGGCCGCCGCCAGTCGCAGCTATTACGGTGAATTGCTGACCGCTGGTGTCCGTATTTTTGAATATCAGGCCGGCTTGCTGCATGCCAAATCTTTGACTATGGATGGTGACGTGAGCCTGATCGGGTCAGCGAATATGGACAGGCGCAGCTTCGAGCTCAATTATGAAAACAATATCCTGTTGTATGACCCTGTGCTCAGTGAAAAACTGCGCTTGCGTCAGGCGACTTATCTGGCGCAGTCGCGCCAGGTGACGCTGGAAATGGTGCAAGCATGGTCGGTTAGTCATCGCTTGTTAAACAACACCATCGCCATGTTCGGCCCGGTGTTGTGAGCTTAAAGCGGGCAATACTGCTTGAACAAGGTTAAAATTACAATTATTGCGATTGAAATCCAGCGCAAAAATCCATCACTACCGGCACTCCGTGATATTCTGCCGGACTCGATACACAAATTAAACGATTACCGTTGATGAACACGTCTATTCCTACACCCGCCAGCCCAATTCAAACTCCTCGCGCTTTGCTGAAAGATTTCCAGGAGAAATTCGTAGCCTTTCGCGAATACATGCCACTGACGATAGGTATCGACAAGCAACTGATCGCCCTGTATCCGGAAATTAGCCTTAAGCTACTGCGCGCTTCACTCGGTATTCATACCAGCTCTTTGCGTTACCTGAAGACCATGGAAAAAGCGACTTGCCGCTTTGATCTGGAAGGTAATGCTGCGGAAGAGGTGACGGAATTGCACCGCACCCATGCCACCACCATCTTGCGTGAACGCGCCAAGAAAATGGCCGAGCAGCGTAAGGCAGAACGTGCGGCGGAAGACGCAGTGCGTGCCGCCAAGGCAGCCGAAGCGGCAGCGCAGCAACATACCGAAAAGCTTAATCAGCTCGCCAGTAAGTTTTCCCGCAATAGTTAAATAGTTAAGTAGTTCAACAAGCCAACTGGCATTGCCCGTCACAGCGCAATGCCAATGCTAGAAAATAAAAATCATACCGGCCTGACACGCAGTATCCATGCGGCTGTCAGGCGCGTGTGCCCGCTAAGGCGCATGGATGCTGCGTGCTGGCATAGCCAGTTTCCGGGAGATTTCTTGCCCCGCTTTTACCTCGCTTTTGGCCTATTCCAGGTGGCTCAGTCATGTTCAAATTAACTACCGTCAAACTGAGTATTTTCGCGTTGCTGGTGCTGCTGGCCGGATTGATCTTTGCTGCGCCATGGGGTTTGTACTATCTGGGTTTGCAAGGGATTTCCGGCAAACCGGCGTTACCGGTGGCGCTGCTGTCCGGCGAGCGGCAAATCGAGTTGTGGCAGAAAGCCGGATGCGAAGGTCAACCGGCGCTCGATGAACTCAATCCCGTGCATTACATCATGACAGCGCCTAGCCAGGAGGCACCACCACCGGTAACGATGTTTGCCTGGCGCATCGCTTCGGCATATCAGCGCGAACATAAATTGCATGACGGCGTGATGTGGCAGCAATTATCCGGTGCCGCACTGGCGATCTGGATTACGCGCAACTGGAGCATAGAGCAGATCTTGTCCAAGGTGCAGGAGCAGCAGGACAGCAAGCAGCACTGAGCCGTGTTTCTTAAAACTAGCTAGTTTGCCTGAGTCGCGCTGGCTAATTCAGGCGTCGTAAACGTCGCCACCATCGTCGTCACCATGGCCGGCAGGTAGGTCAGGCAAAATTCCGGTGGCATGCGTTTTACCTTGCCGCTACTGACTTCTATGCAGACCAAATCCCAACGCCCGCGCAATATGGTGGCCTGGTCACTATCGCGTATCAGTTGAAAACGGCGTTCCATGCTCAGCTTGCCGTCACTGGCAACCAGCCAGGTAGCCAGCGTCAACTGCTCACCCAATACACTAGGTAATAAATAATCGTATTCACCGCGCCGTATCGCCATGGCGCGGTTGATGCGCTGGTAATCGGCCAGAGACAGCCCCAGTGCTTCCGAGTGCGCCCAGCCTATAGTCTCGCACCAGCGCACATACACGGCGTTATTGGTGTGACGGAGCCCGTCGATATCTTCAATAGACGGAGTCAGCGGCAGAGTAAAAGCTTGAGGGTAATCCCAGGTCATGATGCAGTCAGCTCCCTTGCCGCCATGCGTTGATCTCTTGCATGCAAGAGTGATATGTCAGGATATTTTCCGGACGCTAGTGTGTTTCTTCGTTGATTTAATCGATAAGCCATATGCGAATACCTTGCACCATTAGCATTGACTGACAAATACATACCTGCGCCATAGTATAAGCAATCAGCTTTCGTTTGGGCTTTTGCATTGAAAACCTGAATATCAAGGAGGGGGAGTGGCTAATTTGGGCATTTTGACAGTGCCAATTTTTGACAATATGAAAAGTAGCGTCAAACATGCTGTCAAAGAAACTGGATGTCAATGGACGTTAAAAATGCTTAAGAAACAAAAAACCCGCCGTAGCCTAAGCTAGAAGCGGGTTTTTCATACGTCTTTGGACTACCAAAAACGAAATTCTGGTGGTGATAGGTGGACTTGAACCACCGACCCCAGCATTATGAGTGCTGTGCTCTAACCAACTGAGCTATATCACCAAGAAGCCTGAGATTATGGAGGTTTGATCGCTTCCTGTCAATATCAAAATACGGAAAACTTGCTTTTACGCTGTTTGAGGGCGGGGCTAGGCCAGTGCCGCGTAAGTCTGGCGGCCTTTACTGGCCTTGCTGATAAGGGCGGTTTGGCGCCTATGCCAGCAGCATTGATATTGTTGTCATGGATGCTGAGGTGCGCAGCAGGGGGCTTACTCAAAACTATTAAATTGCAGTGAGGCCAGATTGGCGTAAATGCCGCCTAGCGCCACCAGCGAGGCGTGGCTGCCGGTTTCGACGATATGGCCATGTTCCATGACGATGATGCGATCGGCGCGTTGCACGGTGGCCAGGCGGTGCGCAATGATCAAGGTAGTGCGTCCTTGCATTGCCGCTTCCAGCGCGCCTTGTACCAAGCGTTCCGATTCTGCATCGAGCGCGCTGGTGGCTTCGTCCAGCAATAGTAGTGGTGGGTTCTTCAGCATGGCGCGGGCGATCGCGATACGCTGGCGCTGACCGCCGGATAGGCGCACGCCGCGCTCGCCGAGGAAGGATTGGTAGCCTTCCGGCAGGCGTTCGATGAATTCATGGGCGGCGGCCATTTTTGCGGCGGCGATAACTTCGGCATCGGTGGCGCCGGCTTTGCCGTAACGGATGTTTTCCATGGCGTCGGCCGAAAAGATAATGGTGTCTTGCGGGACTATGCCTATGCTGTCGCGCAGTACGTGCAGGTCGAGATCTCGGATATTCACGCCATCGAGTTTGATGGAGCCTTGCTGAGGATCGTAAAAGCGCAGCAATAACTGGAATAGCGTGGTCTTGCCGGCTCCGGATGAGCCGACCACGGCGACAGTCTCGCCAGGGGCGATGGTGAGCGATAAATGGCTAAGCGCGGCAGTGTCGGGGCGTGACGGGTAATGAAACCCGATATCGGAAAGGCTAAGGCTGGCGCCGCTGGCAGTGCGCGCCGGCAGGGCTGTTGCTTGTGCCGGGGATTGTATCGGTGATTGCACCGCCATCAGTTCGAGCAGGCGCTCGGTGGCACCGGCGGCACGTTGCGCTTCGCCCATAACTTCCGACAAGGCGCCGATGGCGCCGGCGACGATCGAGGCGTACAGGATAAATTGGCCGAGTTCGCCGCCGCTCATGCGGCCTTGTATCACTTCATGTGCACCTAGCCACAAGACGAAGACGATGGCGCCGAATACCAGCAAGATCACTAGCACCGTCAGCAGCGAGCGGGCGCGGATGCGGCGCATGGCGGTGCCAAAGGCGTTTTCTACCGAGCCGGAAAAGCGGCTGGCCTCAATAGTTTCATGGGTGAAGGCCTGTACGGTCGGCATCGCATTGAGTATCTCGCCTGCCATGGCAGAGGCGTCGGCAATCCGGTCTTGAGAGTCGCGCGACAATTTGCGTACGCGCCGGCCAAAAAACACGATGGGCAAGACTACTGCGGCCAGCAACACGATAATGATGGAGGAGAGTTTGGGGCTGGTGATGAACAGCATCACCAAACCGCCGATAAACAGCAGCATATTGCGCAAGGCCATAGAGATGCTGGTGCCCACTACCGCCTGTATCAGGGTGGTGTCGGTAGTCAGGCGCGATAGCACTTCGCCGGTGCGGGTGGTCTCGAAAAATTCCGGGCTTTGTATGACAACATGCGAGTACACCGCATTGCGGATATCGGCGGTAACGCGTTCGCCCAGCCAGGACACCATGTAAAAGCGCGCTGCAGTGGCGATGCCAAGAATCACGGCGACGCCAAACAGTGCCAGAAAGGTCAGATCCACATGCTGGATGTTGTGGTCGCCGCCGCCAAAACCGAGGTCTATCATTTGCCGGAACGCATAAGGAATCGCCAGCGTCGCGCAGGCAGCCACGATCAGCGCAATCCCTGCCAGTAAAAACTGGCGCTTGTAAGGGAGCAGAAAGGGGATCAGTCCTTTGAGTGTGGAGAGGCTGCTTTTTTGCGTGTCGGGAGTAGTCATAAGCCTGGGAGCGGTAAATACGGGGTAGGGGATGTCGCTGATTTAACTGCTGGGTCTTAAGTCATAGGCAATCAAAGAGACCATGCAAGCATTGGCGTATTGTGTCAGGTTTTGCGGCCTCAGGTGCAATGCCGGGTAAAGTGTTTGAATAAGTGCCTAGGTGAAATCAGGGAGACGGATGCGATAATGCGCTCATCGTCAACAAATCTCCTTGTCTGAACGTTGAGACAGTATTTTCCGGATAAAAGGCAGTCTATGTCGTCATTCTACAAATCGTATTTGAAATTAATGTTGCTTAGTGCGTTCGCGCTCACGACCCTGAGCGCTTGCCAGAGCACCATGTTGCGGGTCAATGACTGCAAGGCGGGTGACTGGGGCATGATAGGCAATAAAGACGGTGATCAGGGATTGGATCAGCGTTTTGAAGAGCGTAAGAAATTCTGCGCCAATGTGGATGAGGGCAAGATTAAGGCCGATTCTGCAACCCTTTATCAGGCGGGCTGGGAGCAAGGGAACTTTCAGTATTGGAAGCGCTTAGGTGAACAAGACGGCCGGGCAGCCAAAGCGATGTCGAGTTTTGCCGATCAGGCCGCCTCAGAAGCGACCAAAAAAAATAATACGCCTTTGCATCAATTGGCCTATAAGCAAGGCTGGATTAGCGGCAATGCCGATTACTGGCGCGGCGTAGGTGATCAGGACGGGGTTGCCGGACGCCCGGCGTCAGGTGAGTCGGCACGAGAAGCCGAGGGGCGCGAGATAGGCTTTAATCGCCTCAGCTATCTGGAGGGATGGCAGACCGGTAATCAGGCGTATTGGACGCGCTTGGGTTATCTGGATGCGCATGACGGTAAGCCGGATAGTGAATTCAAGCAGCATGCATTGAGCGCCCAGCAAACCGGAGTGCAGGTGCGGGAGGCAGCTTATCGTAGCGCCTGGAATCTGGAAATTATCGAGTACTGGAAGCGCTTGGGTTGGGAAGATGCGACTCAGGGACGTGACGTCAATACCCGGCGCGCCGACGCTAAGCAACGTGGCTTGAAGTTTTCTGAGACCGAGTACAAGCAGAGTTGGGAGCAGCGTTTGGTCCAGTATTGGCGCGATGCGGGCAAGGAAGATGGTTATGGCAGACCGAATCAACTTGAGCAGCGCATGGCAAGTGCCAGACAGAATAATGTCTTCGTCATCGCCCAGACGCGTGATGTGTATCAGCAGGCCTGGACTGAGCAAAACACGCGCTATTGCAGTGTCGATAATGCTTTCGCTTTCGGACGTAGCAATCAGCGTATGGCGATCGAAGTCTGTGCCGGAGCGCAGCAACAGCGCGTCAGGCGCGCCCTGATGAGCGGACAGGAATACGAGGTCGTGTTGCGCCAGCAAATGTACCGTAACGATGAGCTCAATCGCCTGGCTGACAGACGTCATGATGCCGAACATCGCCTTGCCAGAATCGAAAGGGAGATCAAGCGCGATCAGGACGATAAGAATCGCGTCACCAATGCCGATACCGCCAATGCCGATCGCCGGCGTGAGCAGGAAAAGCGTGAATTGCGCGAGTTCTTGCGGCGTAGTTACGATGAATTTGAAGACCTGCGTCGCTGGAATTTCAGGTATGAACAACAATTGCAGCAGATCAAGCGTGATATCTACCTGGCGGTCGTACAGGCGTACTTCGGCTTCTAATGCATCGGCGGCGTTGCTATTTGCGCGTTTAGCATGCCTGGTTGCCAGGTAGCGTTGCTACTTTCAGACCCAGTGGATATTGCCTTGGCGCCGCCGGACTTTGTAATTGGCGCTGCCTTCGGTGCCTGATTTGCTGTCGGCGAAATAATTGCAATGCACGGCGACGATATTGCCGTCTGCATCTTTGTCGCAGCTCGTGCATTCGACCACATAGCCGTAACGCAGGCGTACCTTATTGCCCGGGAACAGGCGGAAATAGCCCTTGCTTGGCTCTTCCATGAAATCTTCCTGCTCTATCCAGAGTTGCTTGCCGATAGTGAAGGCGCGGTTGCCTAGTTCCGGATGATGCGGATGGATAGGCGCGCTGCAGGAAATATTCTCGCCTTCAGGGAAATTATCGATGATCAGTTTCAGCGGGCGCAGCACGGCGGTGGCGCGCGGCGCTTTTGGGTCCAGGTCTTCGCGCAGGCAGCCTTCCAGCGTGCTGTAGTCGATCCAGCCGTCGGAGCGCGTTACGCCTATGCGTTCGCAGATTTCGGCCTGCAAAGCCTGGATAGATTCCGGCGTGTAACCGCGGCGGCGTATCCCGACGATGGTAGGCATGCGCGGATCATCCCAACCGCTGACGATGTTTTCTTCGACCAACTGGCGCAGCTTGCGTTTGCTGGTGACGACGTAAGTGAGGTTCAGACGGGCGAATTCGTATTGATGCGGCACCGGTTGCTGGAAGAAGCCACCTTCGACAGCGCGTTCTATCACCCAGTCGTAAAACGGGCGGTGATCCTGGAACTCTAAGGTGCAGATAGAGTGCGTGATGTTTTCTATCGCGTCTTCCAGCGGATGGGCGAAATCGTACATAGGATAGATGCACCAGGCGTCACCGGTACGGTGGTGATGCGCATGGCGGATGCGGTAGATGGCCGGATCGCGCAGGTTCATGTTGGGCGAAGCCATGTCTATCTTGGCGCGCACGATGTGCTCGCCACCCTGGAATTCACCGGCTTTCATGCGGCGCAGCAGATCCAGCGATTCGCTGGCAGGGCGGCAGGGCGGTCACGGAATGGCGAGTTCACGCCCGGCTTGGAGAAGTCGCCACGGTTGGCGGCCATTTCTTCAGCGCTTTGGCTGTCGACATAGGCATACCCTGCAGTGATCAGGTATTCGGCAATGGCATAGAATTTGTCGAAATAGTCACTGGCAAAGTACAGGTGATTGCCACCGCCGTTATTTTCATTGCCGTCCCAGTCAAAGCCCAGCCACTTGACGCTGTCCATGATGGTATCGACGTATTCCTGGTCTTCTTTTTCCGGATTGGTATCGTCAAAGCGCAAATGGCAGCGGCCGGCGTAATCGCGCGCCAGGCCAAAATTGAGGCAGATCGATTTGGCATGGCCTATGTGTAAATAACCGTTAGGCTCAGGCGGGAAGCGTGTGATGACGCTAGGCATGCCATCGCGGGCGTAAGTCGCGTCGGCGATGTCTTTGTCTATGATGGCGCGCAGGAAATTGGATACTGCAGGCGCGGCAGGCGCTGCCGCTTTTGGATCTTTATGGTCGTTGCTCATTGCTAGGGCATTCAGAAAGTAATGTGATGACAAGCATTTTACCGTAGCGCGGGCCGTGGTGGCACTGTGATCTGCCGCAGCTGAAGCTTTTGTCATGCGGTAGGGCAAAAAAAGCCTGGTGTTGCCGTGCGCCGAACCGGAGCTGGCGGCGTTTTCTACCTGGTGGCGAGCGGATTTTTTGCCGGAAAGCCGGATTTTGGCCTATGTCGGCTATTGCGCTGGCTTAAGCATTTCTATGTGCGGGATATCGTCTTCCAGATACATCTCGGAAGCCGTGGTGAAGCCGAACGACAGGTAAAATTTTTCCAGATATTGTT
This genomic interval carries:
- a CDS encoding osmoprotectant transporter activator; this encodes MNTSIPTPASPIQTPRALLKDFQEKFVAFREYMPLTIGIDKQLIALYPEISLKLLRASLGIHTSSLRYLKTMEKATCRFDLEGNAAEEVTELHRTHATTILRERAKKMAEQRKAERAAEDAVRAAKAAEAAAQQHTEKLNQLASKFSRNS
- a CDS encoding DUF2799 domain-containing protein, which encodes MSSFYKSYLKLMLLSAFALTTLSACQSTMLRVNDCKAGDWGMIGNKDGDQGLDQRFEERKKFCANVDEGKIKADSATLYQAGWEQGNFQYWKRLGEQDGRAAKAMSSFADQAASEATKKNNTPLHQLAYKQGWISGNADYWRGVGDQDGVAGRPASGESAREAEGREIGFNRLSYLEGWQTGNQAYWTRLGYLDAHDGKPDSEFKQHALSAQQTGVQVREAAYRSAWNLEIIEYWKRLGWEDATQGRDVNTRRADAKQRGLKFSETEYKQSWEQRLVQYWRDAGKEDGYGRPNQLEQRMASARQNNVFVIAQTRDVYQQAWTEQNTRYCSVDNAFAFGRSNQRMAIEVCAGAQQQRVRRALMSGQEYEVVLRQQMYRNDELNRLADRRHDAEHRLARIEREIKRDQDDKNRVTNADTANADRRREQEKRELREFLRRSYDEFEDLRRWNFRYEQQLQQIKRDIYLAVVQAYFGF
- the cls gene encoding cardiolipin synthase produces the protein MTEQQLFTAIWAVLFFIFHVGLVARAILRPHREPASRIAWVVVIAVLPIGGMIAYLLLGETSIGRRRRARARQVLALLPDVNQTAQLTADEITYRRPNIPERYEDLFRIGQSVNGFEPVGGNQARLLADSQATIDAIVADIDAAQVHVHLLFYIWLPDHSGLTVVAALKRAAARGVICRVMVDGLGSRIMLRSVYWSQMMREAGVLVATALPIGNPLLHPLRGRIDLRNHRKIVVIDHHITYCGSQNCADPEFRIKAKYAPWVDLMVRFVGPVALQNQHLFVSDWMAQVNEDISDLLSVSETLPASLSATGFSAQVIGTGPTIRYSAMPEVFETLIYAARRELFITTPYFVPDESMLAALCTSARRGVTSTIIFPARNDSWIVAAASRSYYGELLTAGVRIFEYQAGLLHAKSLTMDGDVSLIGSANMDRRSFELNYENNILLYDPVLSEKLRLRQATYLAQSRQVTLEMVQAWSVSHRLLNNTIAMFGPVL
- a CDS encoding acyl-CoA thioesterase — encoded protein: MTWDYPQAFTLPLTPSIEDIDGLRHTNNAVYVRWCETIGWAHSEALGLSLADYQRINRAMAIRRGEYDYLLPSVLGEQLTLATWLVASDGKLSMERRFQLIRDSDQATILRGRWDLVCIEVSSGKVKRMPPEFCLTYLPAMVTTMVATFTTPELASATQAN
- a CDS encoding DUF4102 domain-containing protein — translated: MYLSVNANGARYSHMAYRLNQRRNTLASGKYPDISLLHARDQRMAARELTAS
- a CDS encoding ATP-binding cassette domain-containing protein, whose protein sequence is MTTPDTQKSSLSTLKGLIPFLLPYKRQFLLAGIALIVAACATLAIPYAFRQMIDLGFGGGDHNIQHVDLTFLALFGVAVILGIATAARFYMVSWLGERVTADIRNAVYSHVVIQSPEFFETTRTGEVLSRLTTDTTLIQAVVGTSISMALRNMLLFIGGLVMLFITSPKLSSIIIVLLAAVVLPIVFFGRRVRKLSRDSQDRIADASAMAGEILNAMPTVQAFTHETIEASRFSGSVENAFGTAMRRIRARSLLTVLVILLVFGAIVFVLWLGAHEVIQGRMSGGELGQFILYASIVAGAIGALSEVMGEAQRAAGATERLLELMAVQSPIQSPAQATALPARTASGASLSLSDIGFHYPSRPDTAALSHLSLTIAPGETVAVVGSSGAGKTTLFQLLLRFYDPQQGSIKLDGVNIRDLDLHVLRDSIGIVPQDTIIFSADAMENIRYGKAGATDAEVIAAAKMAAAHEFIERLPEGYQSFLGERGVRLSGGQRQRIAIARAMLKNPPLLLLDEATSALDAESERLVQGALEAAMQGRTTLIIAHRLATVQRADRIIVMEHGHIVETGSHASLVALGGIYANLASLQFNSFE